From the genome of Capsicum annuum cultivar UCD-10X-F1 chromosome 4, UCD10Xv1.1, whole genome shotgun sequence:
AGGATCCCTTATTCATACTGATGTATCGAAAAAGTTTAAAAGGGTGTGAAACTAATTTTGGTCATTGCTATTAAGACACTATTAGCTTTGCCAATAAATTAAATGCAAGATAAACATGTCGCAGTTTAGTGCATATAAAGGATCATCATCGTGCTAAAAGGGTGTTATAACAAGGCAATTTCTATTATAAAATCAGTATGGTAGGGATTGTAATTTCTGATGCCTAACCTCCATGAGCTTCCCAATCTTGAAGACTCCCATGATCTTCTCATTTGACACTAATGTTAGAAGAGGAATGATAGCAAAGGGAATCTGCATGCCTTGAAGCACATTTAGCCATTCGTTCAGAACATCGAGTGAATCTTCTGATCTGTTGAAATAAATGGCCACAATTATGGTTGGCATGATGGCACAACTCCTCGTAATCACTGACCTTATCCATTTCTTCATCCGCAGATTCAGAAATCCTCCCATTATAAACTGTCCAGCATAAGTACCTGTCATGGTGCTACTTTGACCTGCTGCCAAAAGGCCAATGCCCCATATGTAGAGAATTGGGAATAAACCTCCACCATACCTTTCTTGAAGATATTGCCCTGCATTTGCTAGGCCTATACTATTAGCTCGCGCAGTTCCATAAAAACCCTTAGCAAACACAGCTGTTACCATCAAATTGATAGAGAATGAAACAAAAACAGCAACGTAAGACTCGATTGAGTAGTAGTTCAGTGCCTCTTgcaccttttctttctttttgggatCAATTTTTCGCGTCTGCACCAAAGCGGAGTACAGAAATACGTTGTGAGGAGTTATGacacaaccaacaactccaacAGCCTTCTGAATTGTCTTTGAGCTGAGTCTAGGTAGCAAAAGACCTGAAAAATGTTCAAGCTAAAGAATTTAATGTAGGCACAGAATCGACATAGATTACAGAAATAAAGAAATGCACATGTGATCAAAGACTGGTTCTGACCTATTATTAGTTCCTTGCTACTAGGCCTAGTGTCAGCAAACATCCAGGCAAATGATAATGCCATTGTGGAAATTAGAACAGCAAAAAATGCTTCTAGTTTCCTAACTCCATAATTTTCCAGAAATAAGAAGATGAAGCTGTTATTCAAACAAAACAATCATTGTCAGCAGTGGCGGAGTCAGGAATTCAAGTAATGGGATTCAAAAAAAGAATTTCTTGCGACGAGGAGATTCAACAACTTaaatatatgcaaaaaaaatcattttttcccTATCTACATAGTGTACTTTTTCAATGAAGAGGGTTCAATCGACCCCCTTGCACTCCTATAATTTGGCTCTTCCCTGATTGTTAGCAGAGCCAAGAACATTTTAGTGTAGAGTCCTGGTCAAATTTTGTAAGGCAAGACATCAAAAGCCAACATAGTTTCATATTTTAAAGGATTGAATAACGACAAAAAGAGAGGAAATAACATCCAAGGAACACAAAAAGTTAgatgttatttttctattctGTCATCGGTGGCAGTGTGTCGTGTAGCATTAGTTGAGGTACTTGCAAACTGGCTCGGAAACCAAAGTGAAAAGGAAAGCTCACCAATCAGAAGCAGTAATAAGGACACCACCCCAAAGAGGAATAACCCCACGACTGAGTATCTTAATAGCAACAGCACTTCCTATAACTTCCTGAATATCAGCTCCAATCAACGCCACCTCCGCCATTAACCAAAGCAAAATCGTGGCCCAATTCGGATATTCCTCCCGACAGATCTCAGCTAAATGCCGGCCTGTAGCGACACCCAACCTCAACGACAATAGCTGAATGAGCAAGCCCATGAAAGTGGACCACATAAGCAACCATAGCAACGTGTAGCCCGCGATAGCTCCAGCCTGCAAATCTCCTTCCAAATTCCCTGGATCAAGAAATGCAACACTCATTAAAAAACC
Proteins encoded in this window:
- the LOC107867208 gene encoding metal transporter Nramp2 isoform X1, translating into MVNSPSSEHNGVVEINKHVPEERESNRLLSDDDDQVKNKILAIEIDRADAADEVVPHFSWRKLWEFTGPGFLMSVAFLDPGNLEGDLQAGAIAGYTLLWLLMWSTFMGLLIQLLSLRLGVATGRHLAEICREEYPNWATILLWLMAEVALIGADIQEVIGSAVAIKILSRGVIPLWGGVLITASDCFIFLFLENYGVRKLEAFFAVLISTMALSFAWMFADTRPSSKELIIGLLLPRLSSKTIQKAVGVVGCVITPHNVFLYSALVQTRKIDPKKKEKVQEALNYYSIESYVAVFVSFSINLMVTAVFAKGFYGTARANSIGLANAGQYLQERYGGGLFPILYIWGIGLLAAGQSSTMTGTYAGQFIMGGFLNLRMKKWIRSVITRSCAIMPTIIVAIYFNRSEDSLDVLNEWLNVLQGMQIPFAIIPLLTLVSNEKIMGVFKIGKLMERTVWTVAAMVIMINGYVMLSFFLSEVNGLLFGVVACAGASAYVAFLVYLIAQRHNHAELNGFIHLAT
- the LOC107867208 gene encoding metal transporter Nramp2 isoform X2, which codes for MWSTFMGLLIQLLSLRLGVATGRHLAEICREEYPNWATILLWLMAEVALIGADIQEVIGSAVAIKILSRGVIPLWGGVLITASDCFIFLFLENYGVRKLEAFFAVLISTMALSFAWMFADTRPSSKELIIGLLLPRLSSKTIQKAVGVVGCVITPHNVFLYSALVQTRKIDPKKKEKVQEALNYYSIESYVAVFVSFSINLMVTAVFAKGFYGTARANSIGLANAGQYLQERYGGGLFPILYIWGIGLLAAGQSSTMTGTYAGQFIMGGFLNLRMKKWIRSVITRSCAIMPTIIVAIYFNRSEDSLDVLNEWLNVLQGMQIPFAIIPLLTLVSNEKIMGVFKIGKLMERTVWTVAAMVIMINGYVMLSFFLSEVNGLLFGVVACAGASAYVAFLVYLIAQRHNHAELNGFIHLAT